The genomic window acacacatatatatatatatatatacatatatatatatacatatatatatacatatatatatatatatatatatatatatatatatatatatatatatatatatatgtatatattgatataaacatacacacacatttacatatacatataaataaatatatatatatgcatatatatatatatatatatatatatatatatatatatatatatatatatatatatatatatatatatgtaaatgtgtatgtgtgtgtatatacaaagtacatatatatacatttgtatatatatgcatatatgaatatgcatatacacaaattatatatatatatatattatatgtatatacatacgaattctctctctctctctctctctctctctctctatctctctctctctctctctctctctctctctatatatatatatatatatatgtatacttatatatacacatatctatacatatacatacacacacacacacacacacacacacacacacacacacacacacacacagatatatatatatatatatatatatatatacacacatatacatatacatatacatatatatatatatatatatatatatatatatatatacacacatacatacatatatatgcacgtatatatatatatatatatatatatatatatatatttatatatatatatacatatatatatatatatatatatatatatatatatatatatatatatatgagtgcatacacacacacgtatttgtatgcatgcactCCTTTCTCCGGCCTTGAGGTGTGGCGCATTTAATGAAACAACTGGCATGGCCAGAAGAAGAATTCCTCTTTGAGTTGTATTACGCAGCtgaaactgcacacacacacacacacacacacacacacacacacacacacacacacacacacacacacacacacacacacacacacacacacacacacacacaaacacacaaacaaacacaccaaacacacacacagttatatatatatacatatatatacacatatatatatacatatatacacacacatatacatatataaatatatgtacacacacacacacacacacacacagacacacacacacacacacacacacacacatatatatatatatatatatatatatatatacacatatatatatgtatatatatacatatacttatatatgtatatatatatatatatatatatatatatatatatatatacacacacacatacatatacatatatatatatatatatatatatatatatatatatatatatatatatatatatatatatatatatgtacacacacacacacacatacacacacacacacacacacacacacacacaaacacacacacacacacacacacacacacacacacacatacaaacacacacacacacatatatacatacacacacacacatatatatatatatatatatatatatatacatatacttatatatatatatatatatatatatatatatatatgtatatatacatatacttatatatatatatatatatatatatatataaatatatatatatatacatacatatacttatatatatatatatatatatatatatatatatatatatatatatatatatatatatacagtatacgcacatatatatatatatatatatatatatatatatatatatatatatatatatatatgaatatatatatatatgtaagtatatgtatataaatacatatacatataaatatatatatatatatatatatatatatatatatatatatatatatacatacatatatatatatatatatatatatatgtatatatatatatatatatttatatatatgtatacatatatataaataaataaatatatatatatatatatatatatatatatatgtgtgtgtgtgtgtgtgtgtgtgtgtgtgtgtgtgtgtgtgtgtgtgtgtgtgtgtttgtgtctgtgttattTGTCTTTCGTCCTCGAGACCTAGCAGAAAATGTCTGGCGTGTCTTACTTAATGACTTCCTCGATGGAATCCAAGATTAATCTAATACAACCTAGAAGCAGCTCCCTCGCCTGTTACCTTGTGCTTCCACCCATGCTTGCCCCGCCACAGCGACGTCGACCCGGCTTCAGACATCTTTCAGCCTCCGTTCTACCAGGACCTCTAAGCCCGTGTCGAGTGGTAAGTGTGTTAGCGAGGCGTAATTGTtcatctgatattttttttttccttgggcgTTCtcttgtgatgattttttttcattgtttaaagcggtttccctctttatccccttttcGTGATTCTGTTCATATATTTTGTGCTTCCTTTCGATAGGAGGTGATGATTTAGATCCAATATTCTGCTTCAGTTCATGTGTAAAACAATTTTCGGCATGCGTATTAAGCAATCACTTTACATTAAGTGCATTATTGAGAGTGGATATActcctttataaatatatacatacatatatatacatacatatatatatatatatatatatatatatatatacatatatatccacacacacacacacatatatatgtatatatatatatatatatatatatatatatatatatgtatatatatatatacatacatacatacatacatatatacatttatatgcaaatgtgtgtatgtatgtgtgtgtgtgtgtatgtgtgtgtgtgtgcatatatatatatatatatatatatatatatatataattatatataatctccAAGCTTAAGAGTGGTAAAGCGTCCCTGCTGAACTGTTGAAGGCTGGTGAAGAACCTGTGGTGAGGGCTTGTAGACTGTCCTCAGCAGGACAGTCTACAGGGGTGTGGTCAACCCcttctggaagaggaaagggggtcggtgggactgcagcaatcaccgaggctcGGTCAcctggctcatatatatatatatatatatatatatatatatatatatatatatatatatatatatgtatatatatatgtatatgtatatatatatatatatatttatatataaatgtgtgtgtgtgtgtatacaaatatatacatatatatatatatatatatatatatatatacatacatacatatatacattcacacacacatatattacattcacacacacatattatataccatatatttatgtacaatgtatatatatatatatatatatatatatatatatatatatatatatatatatatatatgaaccgcattcatgttgacaaatatagaaaaggtatgaatgagaatgaacatctttacaagacaagagatgtatttgaccggtttcgatcatatcttcgtcagaaatacatacatcaagggaatggcatagtatttatatatcagacatgagctgacgaaccacttgacgactgtgacctcccactcgttgtccgtataattgctgacgcgaccttggatagtttgaatctatcgggtagattatctatctatctatctatctatatatatatatagatgtatatatatacatatatttttttttctaacaaccatttattccactacaggagctaggcctctcccagttcactattgataggttatatggcagtgtcaccgttgcctgattggatgcccttcctaatcaactgctgtTCGGCaagctgacacttttgccacggcagtgacttcccctacgacatgtgcgtttaacttttcaaggcgatatgtcgttttctcgagcgcaagcatttttacgactgccgcggcgtggagttgaactcgggaccacaagggtcggagtccaatgctctaaccactggaacatcgcggcagtcagatatatatatatatatatatatatatatatatatatatatatatatatatatatattacacacacaaacacacacacacaaacacacacacacacacacacacacacacacacacacacacacacacacacacacacacacacacacaaatacaatccaTACGATATTCAGAAAATGTCAGATGCCTTTTGTTCAGAATTATTAAGTTTAGCCTGTGAAAACAATGAGATAGAAAACGATGCAAGCTATTCATTTCAGTACTATTTCATgggtaaactttaaaaaaatgtaaattctatattctttttttttttttttttttttttttttttttaactttatgcAAGCATTGCTATCTTGTAGAGACATTGGAAGCTAGATGAAAAAACATAAACTAGTGTCTACATTcgaatgttatacatacatatacatataaataatatatacagactgatatatatatatacatatatttatatatatataatagatagataaataaataaataaataaataaatatatatctatcatgtgtgtgtgtgtgtgtgtgtacacacacacacacgcacacacaaacacacacacacacacacacacacacacatatatatacacacacacacatatatacacacacacacacacacacacacacacacacacacacacacacacacacacacacacacacacacacacacacacacacacacacacacactcacacacactcacactcacactcacactcacactcacatatgagtatatatacacacacacacacacacatatatatatatatatatatatatatatatatgtatgtataaacacacacacacacacacacacacacaccacacacacacacacacaccacacacacacacacacacacacacacacacacacacacattcacactcacactcacatatgagtatatatacacacacacacacacacacacacacacacacatatatatatatatgtgtgtgcgtgtgtgtgtgtgtgtatatatatatatatatatatatatatatatatatatatatacacgtatttatatatatatatatatatatatatatatatatatatatatatatacacatatacacatgtacacatatacacatatatacatacacacacactaacacacacacacacacacacacacacacacacacacacacatatatacatatatatatatatatatatatatatatatatatatatatatatatatatgtttatatatatgtatacacacacacacacacacacacacacacacacacacacacacacatatatatatatatatatatatgtatatatatatgtttatatatatgtatacacacacacacacacacacaggtatagtGCTCATACCTCAAAATGGCTAAATATTGAGCAAAGCATGAGTTACATAGTCTATATAAactatgcaagtgtatatatataatgttgctaACGTCGGGATACCAAATACGAGGTTCCTTTAATAGGAAAATAATCTACCAACTCTAAACATAATGACCAGCATAATGTCTACAATGTCAGATTAAAAGTCACAGGTAtagttttaaaagaaaaattgccttatttttatatctttctggTATGATGCTAATTCCTCGGGCAATACAATTGATCGCAGACACACGCGGGCactaataaatcataaaataaaacattgagAACGCTTTGGAATATCTCATTTCCCTGTATGTAGGCCAGGAAGACATCACCTTTGTTGCCTCTGTTTTTCCAGATTCTGCCCCAGTCAAAAGAACTCATGGAGAGTTACGATAACAACTATGCCTTCATCAATGTGGAGTCTCTttgtgataccaataataacaaggaatatGATCAAGTAAGTATTTGCATCCTACAAGTTCTTACGAAATTGATATACCAATATAGACTGAAAAATGATAAAAGCTGAAATGCAAACATATTGAATTTAATTAAAAATAGAAGGTTGCATCGCAGCATTCTATAGAATAGGGAGCTTGATGGATGGAGACAACGACACAAAAGGTGTCATGCAAAAAGCCTGACGCATCCAGAGCAGTTTCTTGAACGAAATCCGATTGGAAAAATGCAGCTGAAGCGTGTGGCATATTCCGACGTAAGACCTTATATAGATATGGGGTGACTCAAATGGCTCATTTACCACAagatcatgcaaaaaaaaaagtctaacaaataacatgaaaaggagaaaggtaaatgAAGGACGCACCATAGTACCAGACATGGATGTATGAAGAAGTTTCCAGGGGTAGTTCTGGTTGTAGGGCTGGGAAGGAAGTCGAGCGATCGCCTTCCCCGGGTCATGCAACGTATGGACTGGGAAGCAGCCTGGAGTAACTTTTAATGCAGGCCATGGCTCTGTCATGCCCTGGGTATGATCATAAACGGCATCCAGTGATGAGACTCTAGTTCGCGAGATCTGGAGTTTGGGGGAAAATGGAGCTACCCCTTAATCATCAGtgctcccaggtcctctctcacccagagaggtagcacctgaagggtcccagatatggggttacatatcctaatgttgggcagcagtaacattagtacctagaactggcgAAAGATCCATTTCGATGGTTAATGACAGATCCAAGGACAACAAtagacaggtcatttatcctgactttggttgctgttctgcgggtggagtagttctgggggcctgcttcacctactagcctctttgtacaaccagcaactggttgccaacctccggaacggagatggtacttgataagtTGGCTTTGTCTAAGGAGAGGAAATTAGTTAAACGAAGAAAATATCTACAACCCTGAAGACACAGGGTGATCTGCGACTTCTATGCTGACTTAGCCGATCCCACCACGCAGTGTTGAAAGACATGCTGCTCTTTTTGTGTTCCTGCTGGACACACGGCGAAGGCCGATTACAGATGCACCGATTTTTCTCCGTCCGCCATGAATGGTACAACATCGTGCCCTCCGTGGCGGCTGCTGTTTGTATTTTGTAACTATTCGTAAGCTTCTCTCAGACATAGTTTTTTGCAAGGTGCAGTGCCTTGAAAAGGCGCCTTTGCAATGTTCAGTTCATGGGAATTCGCCCAAGATACTAATGATTAATTTAAAGCATGGCATTGTAACGTCGCATCTCGCATGTATCAAAAGACACCTCATCCTAGTCACTTGGACGCGCCGTGCTTTTTGTGTCGTACATTGAGGGTGGAAGATTTTGAAATAGTGTCAGAGAAATGCAAATTTGGGGTTATTAGGTGCTTACAATGGATACTTGAAAGCAGAGTAGGAAGGAATGCATTATGGTTCTACCCCTCAGTCTAGTGGCAATTTTTACCTTTACTGAAATATAGAGTGAGGCAAGTGTCACTGAATATTTTGTTACAATGCTTTCAAGGCAACTTTGAATTTCAGCGCACTTTATGCGTATATAAatggacaaacagatatatagaggctaatttattttttctaaaagTATCTTGTCTTTCATCTGAGAACAGCAAAAGACAGATAGTGTTTAATGCCATTATTCTGTCATCTGTATCATCTCACTATATATCTCGTAATTATATGCCAGAGGCTGACCCATCTCGTCGAATTGTCTTCGCAGATCCTTTTGCAACCGTTCACTCACGTCCTCCAAGTCACGGGCAAGATGACTAGAGGGAAGTTAGTTGAGGCTTTCAATTACTGGATGAGGATACCTGAGGATAAACTAAGGGCCATATCTGAGGTTATCTACTTGCTGCATAATGCTAGTCTTTTGTGAGTATTACCGATTTACTTCTATGATGTTGAGCGACCATCATTTATAGATTTAACACAACTGTATCATGGATTATTCTGGGGATATCAGAGTTAACTAACTAAATGAATTTTTGGGGTGACTATGTTTTGTTTTACAGAATAGATGACATAGAGGACAACAGTGTTTTACGACGAGGTATCCCTGTGGCACATCGAATATATGGAACTGCAGCAACCATAAACTCTGCTAATTATGTTTATTTCCTGGGTCTCGAGAAAGTTCTCGCCCTGAATCATCCAAAGGTATGTTCAGAGACAGAGCAATAAAGTTAAGTGACTTTTAGGATGGTTTCATGCATGCTGTTTATCTTTGGTATCCCTCTTGTGGTTTACGAGGAGAGAAGACGCTGTTGTTTTTCTGCTGTAAAAGTGGGTCATTTATAATGCTAAAAACTCTATATTTATTGGTATTTCATGTTACAGATTAATGAAAGATGTATACGAAATTGCATTTACGTGCTTTACTGCAACTTCTTTTATACAAACTGTGACAATGCATTATTATGTAGATCCCGTGAACGTAATTTAGTATATCTAccctgatttattttttataccgGTACCAGTGTCCAAAATGCTATgactttatattttttgtgtatcacAAGGCAACTACAATATTTTGTGAGCAGCTTCTGGAGCTCCATCGCGGGCAGGGCATGGAGATCTACTGGAGGGATTCATTTACTTGTCCGTCGGAGGAAGAATACGCACAGATGACCTTAAggagtatgtatattaataagctTTGTCATTGGAAAAGGTTTTAATCTTTTAATATGTATAGTATAGCAGCCGGTGCCCAATAGTTTCTGCCTAAGTTGTTGGTTGaaacattccatttttttcttttaactggaATCAAGGATTTTAGTAAAAGCTAATTTGGCTGTTGGTTATTTTATAACGTAACTCGCgcattaaaacaataaaactcTTCTTTTTCAGAAACAGGGGGATTATTTGGCTTGTCTATTCGCTTAATGCAACTTTTCAGTCAAACTCAAGAGGACTTTTCAAGAATCACAGGGATTTTGGGGCTATACTTCCAGATTCGTAATGACTATGCAATCCTTTGCTTGAAGGAGGTAAGAATAtcaaagcattttttttattttatactggTAAAaacgaatctgtgtgtgtgtgtgtgtgtgtgtgtgtgtgtgtgtgtgtgtgtgtgtgtgtgtgtgtgtgtctaaaccaCATATGTAAAAAacttattttgtatgtgtatatgtctaccaTCAATATCACATAGCAGTAAAAATTACATATGCTTGCTATTAGTAAGATTGACATTTGGAGAGTGCAATACCGATCGCAGCATGTATTACAGATTTGAAGCAAGTTTCACTACTCCTTTTGGGTTTTAACTTTTAAttttaaatgtgtttataaaaCTTAGTTGTTACACAGAGATGTTACTCTTTCCTCCATTATTTTTGAGAGATGTGGTTTTATTCTCCTTGCAGTACTGTGACAGCAAGAGCTACTGTGAGGATTTGACAGAAGGCAAATTCAGCTTTCCGGTCATCCATGCCATTAAAAGTCAACCTGGCGACCAGCAAGTAATTAGTATCCTTTTTTGTACACAAATGTCATAGCaggtattaatatatttaacTGTTATGTTTCAGTATTTATTCAGATTGTTTTCAATGTAGTCT from Penaeus chinensis breed Huanghai No. 1 chromosome 24, ASM1920278v2, whole genome shotgun sequence includes these protein-coding regions:
- the LOC125038405 gene encoding geranylgeranyl pyrophosphate synthase-like, producing the protein MSGVSYLMTSSMESKINLIQPRSSSLACYLVLPPMLAPPQRRRPGFRHLSASVLPGPLSPCRVILPQSKELMESYDNNYAFINVESLCDTNNNKEYDQILLQPFTHVLQVTGKMTRGKLVEAFNYWMRIPEDKLRAISEVIYLLHNASLLIDDIEDNSVLRRGIPVAHRIYGTAATINSANYVYFLGLEKVLALNHPKATTIFCEQLLELHRGQGMEIYWRDSFTCPSEEEYAQMTLRKTGGLFGLSIRLMQLFSQTQEDFSRITGILGLYFQIRNDYAILCLKEYCDSKSYCEDLTEGKFSFPVIHAIKSQPGDQQVINILRQRPEDLEVKRYCVSLLEKFGSLEHTKETMKKLEAEAREEITRLGGNPHLERVLDELRNWESL